The DNA segment ttaaattaattaaaatttgttAAGAAACTTAGCTCAAAGTAATAATATAAaacaagaaaataaacaagaatgtAGGGAGCAGGAGATGGGAGATTCTTATTGAAATATGTACAATATGATGCccaaaccctctatttataggatgaTATTTAGGTAATACAAAGGGATGTCATGATAAATTTTGAGATAATAGGGAAAGATGATGGATGGGGTTATGGAGGTGTGAGAGTTATAACCATAATGGTAAGAAGTAGAGGGAGGTTAATATAGAAGATTAGCGGGGGTAACTTCTTTAGGAGTTATAGACATCCACCACATAATATAAtatttcataacactcccccttggatgtctaTAGATAATATGCCTGGTTAAAACATTACTAAGAAAAAACCCCGTGGGAAAAAatcttagtgaaggaaaaagagtacacatatcttgtaatacgcattatgttacatctcgcgttatacgttaaagttttgtcttcagttaattgacataaactcggggatgagattatcttgaggttagtgatagatcttaaatactcttgccttgtgttttgatgatctaacaaacttactgataagaaccagatagggaacctgacctacttggattgcTGCAAACTTAAACGGATTCCAGCTAAGGATGAACTGCTACAgattcaggagctaggaaccaaTCAAGGACCTGGTGCTCCTGTGGTTCCTATATAGCAGTACAAATTCATGTGGACACAGCTGAAAATGAAGTGACTGACAACACTATTTCTGCCGCACTGCAATACACTGTCTGCCCACTCACTCTCTAATCAAACAAAGCACTCACATCACCTCAAGTGGTGTGATCAAGATGCACCCGATGAAGCTTTATACAAAGACATCACTGGAAggtttctgtttctcattcaagctcTTTGCAAAATAGAAAACTTGTCATCctctcaagcttgaagaacaaggttgcACGCCACtatggaccagttcctaaaagattgattgttgttatcctagttgagttgtaaccttgttattgtacttactatATCTCCTAAATCGCTTACTTAGAAGCATATTGATTAGGATTCCTCTTGTAAATCCTCAAACTCGTTGCGTTTAGGTTgcgactagatttagtcataaagaaagtctttgtaattgtagaaTTGCAAAGTGGCTTGGGGTGATAGCaccacaagttagaaaaagcctttgtaactaggatagtcacaaagtggcttgtggtaaaggtaccacaagttagttgagtaaatcctttgcaatcagaagtattgtaaagtggcttgtaataggtaaaaTTACAAATagtaaagttaaaagcctacaggtgtaggtcgtggttttttaatCCCCTTGTGCGAGATATTTCCACGTAAATATCCTCTAcctcatttacttactgttttactaagtgctctcagcagaaacttgtagaggaccaggtactctaagACTTGGTAAACCCATACaaactatcaattggtatcagagcaggttcctcctatcaggttaacacctaggaaggatacTTATGATGGCTCCACTAAATCTTGAAGAAGGTCAGTACATATACCACCCGCCCAAGTTTGATGGAAAATGCTATTGGTGGTGGAAAGCTAGAGTGCATGATTTCATCATGGCTGAGGATTGCAAGATTTGGATATTATCTGCGATGGTCCGTTTGTTCCAATCAAGACCAGTGGAGAATACACTAAAGCAGACAAGAAATCATTGAAGAAGAATGCTCGTACCAAGAAATTCTGGTATATGGTTTGGAACCTAATGAGTACAGCAGAATCTCTACATGCGACACTGCCAAGGAAATATAGGAGGCTTTGCAAATAGCTTATGATggaactacacaagtaaaacaaaataaatctaATACTGACGATAGTTCTACGATGGCAATTGAAGGCGAGGAGACTGGATATGACTCAACGCTTGCTTTGATTGGTCAAACAAACAATGATGAAGACAATGGCAACGaagaggtaaacttcagggatgttcagaaaaATCTAAAATCCTACTCTTCAAAAAAAGTCATGTGTTTAGCTGATGTTTTAATTACTGCATTTTGTAGTCTTGCGGAGGATAGGGATTCCTTGTTCTTAGAACTAGAAGAATCTGAACATACTAGGAAATACGTAGTGGCTATAGTTATTGATCAAAAGAATGCCATTAAAACtcttagaaaagaaaagagtgatctcTTGGCAGAAGCTGCTAACCAAAGGGAACAAATAGTAGAGCCCTTGACTAAGTCAAAACCTAAAAACCCTGAAAGAGGAAAGGAGATAGTTAGTGAGGAATATGATAGGCTTGAAGATGAGGTGAAGGCCTTGAGATGTAGGATGAGcgctgaaattgagaaaaacgagCTCCTCCAAGCCAATCTAGAAAAAGTAATGAATGACCTTGAAAAGTCTTTAAAGTGGACTTGGTCCGTAGAGGCTACCACTGCCTTGTTCACTAATGATAGTGAAAAAGGGCGGGGAGCAGGGTTTTCAAGGAAAAAGGATCCTTACAACCCTCATAGTAAGAGCGCCACTGCATCTGATAACTGGCCTAGGACCCAATGGGGAAACACTGGGCACTCCAAGGAAGGTGTCCATGCCAAAAATCAATTAGTACCAAAAGATAAAGTGGTTGCTGAAACCATAATcacaaaagagggaccaggttccactcatAGAAAATGCACATTACCTACATGGACTAAaagagctcttattcatcctcttggttactacaagggacccaaacttgtttgggatcctaaaaataactcctaaaattcTTGTGCAGGGGACAATGAAGGGAAgtggtcaacaatggttcatggatagtggatgctcgaaacacatgactgggaacaccacaaactttctttcactaaaagcctgcagggagggagtgtatcctttggcaatggcaaaaaggggtacattcttggagttgaaaaagttgggaagtcactcactcactctattgaaaatgtgtactatgtcaatggacttaagtacagtctcttgagtgtctctatgtactatgtcaatggactTAAGTACAATCTCCTTAAGTatagatacaagaacatctatgttgctgatttcgaatctttacagagtggtgatctgagttgtctgaagGAGGTTGAcgatgatgctgaactatggcacaaaagactgggccatgcaagcttttctcttctgaacaaactaattcaaaaggacctggtccatggtttGCCTGTGTcacaattcaaaactcaaaaagtcTGCGATGTCTGTATTAGAGGAAAACATGTAAAGTCCTTCTTTAAGTCAaaaagagatgtgagcacctcaaaacCACTTGAGCTCTTGCACATGGATCTGTGCAGACCTATGAGGGtgcaaagcagaggaggaaagaGATATTTTCGTGATCATGGatgactattccagattcacatggactttGTTTCTCAGAACAAAAGATGAAATGACAGAAGTATTTGTGGCCTTTATGAAGAAAATttaggtgaagatggagtctagagttgtatgcattagatcagatcatgggacagaatttgacaatgtcaaatttgatgattTCTGCAATAAAAATGGTATCTCTCATAACTTCTCAGCTTCCAGAACTCCTCAGCAAAATGGTGTAgtagaaagaaagaacagaactctggaagaaatggcaagaacaatgctgattGACAGTGGACTTGCAAAGAACTTTTGGGCTGAAGTTGTCAACACTGTCTGCTACTTAGTGagcaggtgcatgatcagatcaa comes from the Nicotiana sylvestris chromosome 4, ASM39365v2, whole genome shotgun sequence genome and includes:
- the LOC138890608 gene encoding uncharacterized mitochondrial protein AtMg00300-like, coding for MYYVNGLKYNLLKYRYKNIYVADFESLQSGDLSCLKEVDDDAELWHKRLGHASFSLLNKLIQKDLVHGLPVSQFKTQKVCDVCIRGKHVKSFFKSKRDVSTSKPLELLHMDLCRPMRVQSRGGKRYFRDHG